CGGCACGGCGTGCCAGCGACTCGGGCACGTTGAGCCCGGTCAGGCGTTCGGCCTCGTGCTCCAGATCCTCGAGGTAGGCCGGTGCCAGCAGGTGGGGCAGGTTGCGGGTCAGCTCGCCCACCCCGGGGCCGAAGCGCCGCAGGGTCACGTCCAGGTCCTGCAGGTGGCTGCGCCGGTGCAGGAACCACAGGGTGCCGTGCATGATCAGCTGCTGGGCGGCGATGATCATGCCGGTCTGGGTGGCGTCGGCGACCACGTTGTCGAGGGCCTCGATCTGTTGCCAGAAGTCCACCAGGCCGAACACCTCGCGGGTGGCCATGTAGGCGCGCACGATGTCCGCCGGCGCGGCGCCCGACTCCTCCTGCACGCGGAACACGAAGCTGGCGCCCACCCGGTTGATCATGCTGTTGATCACGTGGGTGGCAATGATCTCGCGGCGCAGCGGGTGGGCCAGGATCGGGTCGGCGAAGCGCTCGCGCAGGGGTTTGGGGAAGTAGCGGGTCAGCGCGGTGGCGATGTACGGGTCCTCGGGCACGTCGGCGTCGAGCACCGCCTCGTACAGTTCCATCTTGCTGTAGGCGAGCAGCACCGCAAGCTCCGGTGCCGCCAGGCCCTGGTTGCGCGCCTTGCGCTCGGCCAGCTCTTCGTCGAAGGGCAGGAATTCGAGCTTGCGGTTGAGGCGTCCGCTGTTGCCCAGGTGGCGCAGGTAGCGCGCCTGCTTGTCGAGCAGCTCGGCGGCGCGCGAGCACGACACCGAGATCACCTGACCCTGGAAGTAGTTGTCGCGCAGCACCAGCGCGGCCACCTCGTCGGTCATCTCCTCGAGCAGGGCATCGCGCTGCTTGGGTGTCATGTCGCCGGCGGTGACCACCGCGTCGAGCAGGATCTTGATGTTCACCTCGTGGTCGGAGCAGGCGACGCCGCCGGAGTTGTCGATGGCGTCGGTGTAGATCCGGCCGCCCCCGAGGGCGAACTCGATGCGTCCGCGCTGGGTCACGCCCAGGTTGCCGCCTTCGCCCACCACCTTGACGCGCAGGTCCGCCGCATCGACGCGGATACCGTCGTTGGCGCGGTCGCCGACCTCGACATTGTTCTCGGCGCTTGCCTTCACATAGGTGCCGATGCCGCCGTTGTAGAGCAGGTCGACGGGGGCGAGGAGGATGGCGCGGATGAGTTCGAGCGGCGTGAGCGACTCGCGCTCGATGCCCAGCACCTTGCGCGCGGCCGGCGGCAGGCTGATGGACTTGGCGCTGCGTGGCCACACCCCGCCGCCCGCGGAGATCAGGGTGCTGTCGTAGTCGGCCCATGAGGAGCGCGGCAGGGCGAACAGGCGACGGCGTTCCTCGAAGCTCCGGGCCGCGTCCGGGCTGGGGTCGATGAAGATGTGGCGGTGGTCGAAGGCGGCTACCAGGCGGATGTGGGGCGAGAGCAGCATGCCGTTGCCGAACACGTCGCCGCTCATGTCGCCGATGCCGACCACGGTGAAATCCTCGCTCTGGGTGTCGTGGCCCAGTTCGCGGAAGTGGCGCTTGACCGACTCCCAGGCCCCGCGCGCGGTGATCCCCATCTTCTTGTGGTCGTAACCGGCCGAGCCGCCCGAGGCGAAGGCGTCGCCGAGCCAGAAGCCGTATTCGTGCGCCACGGCGTTGGCATGGTCGGAGAAGGTGGCGGTGCCCTTGTCGGCGGCCACCACCAGGTAGGGGTCGTCGCCGTCGCGGCGCACCACGTCGGGCGGCGGCACCACCTGGCCGCCGACCCGGTTGTCGGTCAGGTCGAGCATGCCGCGCAGGAAGGTGCGATAGCAGGCGAGCCCCTCGGCCTGCAGTGCGTCGCGCTCGCCGCCAGCGGGCGGCTGCTTGACCACGAAGCCGCCCTTGGAGCCCACCGGTACGATCACCGTGTTCTTCACCATCTGCGCCTTGACCAGGCCGAGCACCTCGGTGCGATAGTCCTCCATGCGGTCCGACCAGCGCAGCCCGCCGCGGGCCACCGAGCCGCCGCGCAGGTGCACGCCCTCCATGCGCGGGGAGTAGACGAAGATCTCGTAGGCCGGGCGCGGTTCGGGCAGGCCCGGCACGCACGCCGGGTCGAGCTTGAAGGCGATCCAGGACTTGGGTTCGCCGGCGTCGTCGCGCTGGAAGTAGTTGGTGCGCAGGCTCGCCTCGACGAGCGCGAGGAACTGACGCAGGATGCGGTCCTCGTCGAGGTTGGCGACCGCGTCCAGTGCGGCCTCGATGCGCTCGACCAGCTGTTGCGCGCGGGCGTCCGAATCGCCGGCGAGCGCCGGATCGAAACGCTGGCGGAACAACGCGATCAGCTGCCGCACCAGGTCCGGGTAGGCGCTCAGGGTCTGGCCGAGGTAGGTCTGGCTGAAGGCCGAGCCGGCCTGCTTCATGTAGCGCGCGTAGGCCCGCAGCAGCGCCACCTCGCGCCAGCCGAGCAGGGCACCGGTGACCAGGCGGTTGAAGTTGTCGATTTCGCTCTGCCCGGTCCACAGCCGCCGGAAGGCTTCCTGGAACACGTCGCGCAGGCGCTCCAGCGGTTGCGTCTCCATGGTGTCGAGATGGAGACCGAAATCGTGGATCCAGGCGCGCTCGTCGGCCTCGGGCAACACCTCGTAGGGGCGCTCCTCGATCACCCGTACGCCCAGGGATTCGAGCATCGGCAGGCTGTCGGACAGGGGCACCGCGGTGCCGCGGCAGACGATCTTGAAGCGCAGCTGACCGGCCGCGGCCTCCAGCGGCACATACAGGCTCAGGCCGAGGCCGTCGTCCGCCAGGGTGTCGATGAGCTCCACGTCCTGGGCCGCGTTGCGGGCGTCGTGTTCCTCGCGGTAGCCGGCCGGAAACGCCGACCGGTAACGGGTGAACAGGGCGTTGCCGCGCTCCTCGCCGCAGCGTTCGACCAGCGCCGCGTGCAGGCCGTCCTCCCAGCGTCGCGCCGCACGCACCAGGCGGGCCTCCAGCTCGTGCACATCGTAGTCGGGCATGGTGCCCGGCGGGGTGCGCACGATGATGAGGATGCGGGCCAGCACCGAATCGGATAGCTGCACCTCGAAGTCCGAGCCGTGGCCGTCGAAGGCCTTCATGAGGATGGCCTGGAAGCGCTGGCGCATCTCGGTGTTGTAGTTTTCGCGCGGGGTGTAGATCAGGCAGGCGAAGAAGCGCCCGTAGGGGTCGTGGCGCACGAACAGCCGCGTGCGCAGCCGCTCGCCCAGGCGCAGGATGCCCATGGCGATCTCGTACAGTTCGTCGTCGTCGATCTGGAACAGCTCGTCGCGCGGGTACTGCTGCAGGATGGTGGCGAGGGTCTTGGCGCCGTGGCTGTTGGGCAGAAAGCCGCCGCGGGCGAGCACATGGCTGACCTTGCGCCGGAGGATGGGGATGCTCGCGGGGCCGGCATGGTAGGCCACCGAGGTGTACAGGCCGAGGAAGCGGCGCTCGCCGGTCACCCGCCCCTGGGCATCGAAGCGCTTGATGCCGATGTAGTCGAGGTAGGCGGCGCGATGCACCGTCGAGCGCGAATTCGATTTGGTCAGCACCAGCACCACCGGCTCGCGCGCCTGCTCGCGGATCTCCTGCGGCAGTGCGGAGAAGCCGCTGGAGCGCTCGGCGCCCATCTCGCGCAGGATGCCCAGGCCGCTGTCGGGGACCGCGCGCAGCTGGGTTTCGCCGTCCTCCTCGGTGAGCACGTATTCGCGATGGCCGAGAAAGGTGAAATGATCGTTGGCCACCCACTGGAGGAAGGCGCGCTCCTCTTCGGTGCTGGCGACGCCCTGGGGCGGTTGCTCCTCGATCTCGGTGATGGCCTCGATGACGCGGTGCTGCATCTTGCGCCAGTCTTCCACCGCCACCGCCACATCCGCCAGCACCTTGCGCAGCCCGGCCTCGAGTGCCTCCAGGTCCGCCGCCGAGGTGCGCCGGTCCACCTCCGCATGGATGATGGACTCGAGGCGCCCGGCGTCGTCGCGTTGGGTGCCGGCGATCGACTGCAGTTCGCCCCCGGCGTCGCGCGCCACCTTCATCACCGGATGGATGATCAGATGCTGGGCCAGCCCCTGGCGGTTGATTTCCATGATGAGTGAATCGACCAGGAAGGGCATGTCCTCCTGCACCAGTTCGATCACCGTGTGGGTCGACTGCCAGCCGTGCTCGTCGAGCTGCGGGTTGTACACCCGCAACTTGGCGCTGCCGCGCTCGATGTGGCGCGCGAAGTTCAGGTGGCTGAGCGCCGCGCCATACAGATCGGCGGCCGCGTGATTGGCGAGATCGTCCGGATCGACCTGGGCGAAATACTGGCGTACGAAGGTCTCCGCCAGCGCCGCCTGCTCCGCCGGCAGGCGCTGGCGCAGCTGCGTCACCACCGTGTCCACCAGATCGGCCTTGGCTGCTTCTCCTGTGTTCATGTCTCCTCCAGTGCATTGCGATCGCCGCCGCGCGGGCGGGCGCGTACCTCTTCATCATGGACGACGGCGCGCGACCCTGCTGAACGAGCTTTCCGCCTGCGTGGTGGGACGCCCCGGCGCGGCGCGGGGTTCCGCACCGCCTTGCCGGGCGATGTCCTGCCGCCTACAGTGGAATCGCGACGCCGTTCCGGCGCGCATTCCGCTGGAGGTCGTCATGGGCTCGATCCGATGGTTTCCACTCTGGGTGGCCCTCGCCGGTGCCGCCCACGCGGCGACGCCGCCCGCGCTCGCTCCGGCCGAGCAGGCGGCGGCCTTCCAGGCGGCCGGTTTCATGCAGCGCGGCGGCCAGTGGCATGGCTGCGACGATCCGGGCACGGCCAGTTATTCGCCCGGCCACATCGACCAGGTGGCCGATCTGAACGGTGATGGACGCCCCGAGGCGGTCATCAGTGAAGGCAGCAGCTACTGCTTCGGCATGGCCGGCGTGGGCTACACCTTGGTCAGCCGGCAGGCGAACGGGCGCTGGACAAAGATCACCAGCGGCATCGGCATGCCGCGCTTCCTGGCCATCCGGGGGGCGGGGGCTGGCCCGATCTGGAGGTGGGCGGTCCCGGATTCTGCTTTCCGGTCCAGCGCTGGAACGGGCGCACCTACAAGCTCAACCGCTTCGAGTACGAAGGCAAGCGCTGCAAGCCACCGCGCTAGGGTCCGAGGGCGTTCATCCGGCGGATCGCGTTGTGTCCATGAAGACACGGAACAAGGCGCGACCCGCCGCCATGGCGGGATCTGTTGCGAGGACGGGTTGCGCCGCCATGGGCGACAACGCACGTTTTCCAGTGCCGAGATTTACGCGCCAGACCGCCCTTGGGCCGTGTCCGGGGCCCCCGGCCCCAGCGGCTGCCCGTAGCTGAACTCCACGAAGCGCCCGTCCGGGTCGCGCACGCCGCAGTAGTAGCCCACCGGATACGGCTCCTGGCGCGGCGGCCATTCGAGCAGGCCACCCGCTTGTGCCCGTTCGGCGATCGCATCCACCGCCGCATGGCTGTCGAGCGCAAAGCCCAGGTGGGAGAAGTCGTCCGCCGCCTGCTGCTGGCCCGGTCCGCCCGGAATCAGCACCAGGATGAAGCGCGCGCCCTGGCCCGGTGAGGCCAGCCACACCACGCGCTTGCCGTCGGCGGCGCGCTCGTGCACCGTCTCCATGCCCGCGTAGTCGCGGTAGAAGGCGATGCAGGCATCGAGGTCGCGCACGTGCAGGGCGATGTGGGTGAGGGTGCTGGGCATGGAGGGGGCTCCCGACGAGGCGTCCCTTCCAGCTTGGCTCACGCCGGCGGCGTTGGCCAGTCGGCCCCGGGCGCCCGCCGCGCCGCCAGCTGCGCGAAGAAGGCGAGGTACTGGCGATAGCCCCCGGGGAAGATCGCGTTGAGCATGAGCGGGTCGTCCGCGTCGCTGATGCCGGCCAGCGCCCGGGCGGGGGCGTGGGGCAGATGCTCGGTGGCCACCCGCGGGCGCCGGATCTCGCCACCGCTGCTGTCCACAAAGGCGACGATGTTGCCGCTGCCGAAGCGGACGCCGAGGTCCTGCACCAGTGTCAGGAAGCCACGGTCGCTGCCGCCGCGCACGGTGCCCGTGTCGAGGGTCGAGGCGGTCAGGGTGTCGCCGACGCCCATGAGGGTGGGCATGAGGGCCGGGTCGAAATGCGCCTCGGCCAGCGCCAGCAGGCGGTCGCGCTCGGTGGGCGCGGTGCGGGCGTTGAAATCCGCCCCCAGCGGGTGGTGGCCGGTGAGGCGGTGGTAGTAGCGGTTCAGCAGCACCAGCACGCCCACCTCCTTGACCGCGCCGCGCAGCATGATCTGGAAATCGGTGGTGCCGGCGCTGTCGCCCTCGGCGGGCTTGAGCCGTTCGCCGTGCGCGTCGCGCCCGAGGTTGGGCGCGTAATGGACGAAGAAGGACTCGCCCAGCCCCGCGGCCGTGGCGCTGTCCAGTAGCGCCTGGCACCACCGGGCGGTGCGTGTCTGCAAGAGGGCATATCGGCCCGGGTGCGCGTGCAGGGCGGCGAAGGCCAGGTTGAGGTTCAGGGTGGGGGAGACCGGGTTGTCGAGCACGCAGGTGTCGACCAGCGTGGCGATCTGCCCGGCCGGCAGCGCAAATGGCGCCTCGGCGAGCACGGTGGCCAGCCAGTGCCGCGCCCGGGCCGGCACCTGGGCCAGGAACTGCAGCTCCGCCGCGCTCACGCCCGGGTGCGAGACCTCGCCGTCGGCGCTCTGGAACTGCACGCCGCCGGCGGCGAGGCCCGGCAGGTAGAGGCGATGGGCGCGCGGATCGAGATGCCCGCAGCTGCGCTCCACCAGCGCATTCACGCCCCGGCTGCCGATGTGCTCGCCGTTGGTGAGCACGAAGAACTCGCCCGCGAGGCGCCGCGCCGCGTGCAGATAGTCGAGCTCCAGGCGCCGG
The nucleotide sequence above comes from Nitrogeniibacter mangrovi. Encoded proteins:
- a CDS encoding NAD-glutamate dehydrogenase, which codes for MNTGEAAKADLVDTVVTQLRQRLPAEQAALAETFVRQYFAQVDPDDLANHAAADLYGAALSHLNFARHIERGSAKLRVYNPQLDEHGWQSTHTVIELVQEDMPFLVDSLIMEINRQGLAQHLIIHPVMKVARDAGGELQSIAGTQRDDAGRLESIIHAEVDRRTSAADLEALEAGLRKVLADVAVAVEDWRKMQHRVIEAITEIEEQPPQGVASTEEERAFLQWVANDHFTFLGHREYVLTEEDGETQLRAVPDSGLGILREMGAERSSGFSALPQEIREQAREPVVLVLTKSNSRSTVHRAAYLDYIGIKRFDAQGRVTGERRFLGLYTSVAYHAGPASIPILRRKVSHVLARGGFLPNSHGAKTLATILQQYPRDELFQIDDDELYEIAMGILRLGERLRTRLFVRHDPYGRFFACLIYTPRENYNTEMRQRFQAILMKAFDGHGSDFEVQLSDSVLARILIIVRTPPGTMPDYDVHELEARLVRAARRWEDGLHAALVERCGEERGNALFTRYRSAFPAGYREEHDARNAAQDVELIDTLADDGLGLSLYVPLEAAAGQLRFKIVCRGTAVPLSDSLPMLESLGVRVIEERPYEVLPEADERAWIHDFGLHLDTMETQPLERLRDVFQEAFRRLWTGQSEIDNFNRLVTGALLGWREVALLRAYARYMKQAGSAFSQTYLGQTLSAYPDLVRQLIALFRQRFDPALAGDSDARAQQLVERIEAALDAVANLDEDRILRQFLALVEASLRTNYFQRDDAGEPKSWIAFKLDPACVPGLPEPRPAYEIFVYSPRMEGVHLRGGSVARGGLRWSDRMEDYRTEVLGLVKAQMVKNTVIVPVGSKGGFVVKQPPAGGERDALQAEGLACYRTFLRGMLDLTDNRVGGQVVPPPDVVRRDGDDPYLVVAADKGTATFSDHANAVAHEYGFWLGDAFASGGSAGYDHKKMGITARGAWESVKRHFRELGHDTQSEDFTVVGIGDMSGDVFGNGMLLSPHIRLVAAFDHRHIFIDPSPDAARSFEERRRLFALPRSSWADYDSTLISAGGGVWPRSAKSISLPPAARKVLGIERESLTPLELIRAILLAPVDLLYNGGIGTYVKASAENNVEVGDRANDGIRVDAADLRVKVVGEGGNLGVTQRGRIEFALGGGRIYTDAIDNSGGVACSDHEVNIKILLDAVVTAGDMTPKQRDALLEEMTDEVAALVLRDNYFQGQVISVSCSRAAELLDKQARYLRHLGNSGRLNRKLEFLPFDEELAERKARNQGLAAPELAVLLAYSKMELYEAVLDADVPEDPYIATALTRYFPKPLRERFADPILAHPLRREIIATHVINSMINRVGASFVFRVQEESGAAPADIVRAYMATREVFGLVDFWQQIEALDNVVADATQTGMIIAAQQLIMHGTLWFLHRRSHLQDLDVTLRRFGPGVGELTRNLPHLLAPAYLEDLEHEAERLTGLNVPESLARRAAGMDALHSALDIVEVADRVERDTETVAQIYSAIDARLNLHWLWRQIAALPADSHWHGMARKAMLDDVASRMRELTAGVFRGGRPEDDAAALLAQWAETQAYQLGRWEQVRGELQNAGSLDMAMVSVALRELRVLVPATATEP
- a CDS encoding VOC family protein; translated protein: MPSTLTHIALHVRDLDACIAFYRDYAGMETVHERAADGKRVVWLASPGQGARFILVLIPGGPGQQQAADDFSHLGFALDSHAAVDAIAERAQAGGLLEWPPRQEPYPVGYYCGVRDPDGRFVEFSYGQPLGPGAPDTAQGRSGA
- the stpA gene encoding glucosylglycerol 3-phosphatase yields the protein MHRPRTAMPAFAYATDHPALLAHLLGRERLLIIQDLDGVCMDLVADPLTRRLELDYLHAARRLAGEFFVLTNGEHIGSRGVNALVERSCGHLDPRAHRLYLPGLAAGGVQFQSADGEVSHPGVSAAELQFLAQVPARARHWLATVLAEAPFALPAGQIATLVDTCVLDNPVSPTLNLNLAFAALHAHPGRYALLQTRTARWCQALLDSATAAGLGESFFVHYAPNLGRDAHGERLKPAEGDSAGTTDFQIMLRGAVKEVGVLVLLNRYYHRLTGHHPLGADFNARTAPTERDRLLALAEAHFDPALMPTLMGVGDTLTASTLDTGTVRGGSDRGFLTLVQDLGVRFGSGNIVAFVDSSGGEIRRPRVATEHLPHAPARALAGISDADDPLMLNAIFPGGYRQYLAFFAQLAARRAPGADWPTPPA